Proteins encoded within one genomic window of Companilactobacillus zhachilii:
- a CDS encoding ABC transporter permease, with protein MNKKQLGTLMAVNLRLLNPQVTDRYRKKGKTGASLTRKLWFQFLINGAIFLLIYGMTMISVDFSKLPGMFTFYVAIFILLAISQSISGIYNIFFAGKDLNSYLPLPFRQKEIFLSKILVVSFNVIPFSLPLFVVFILLGWRSGMMIPLAILMSLVVYLLLMAVIFMLCSLIVFALTKTKLFREHQNLVMNILTGVTLAVVLGGIYLINGGNSSSTDGMIDRPVILFLMPIFDLFKQPISLASGFSWLGLLGLTVILVILLKQLVLPKISEQLTSVNTAMLSNSHQRSSSKRHGLNADLDAYNRQLLKEPNLMLQVIMNSIMVPVIFIFSFAFAKVPNGLGLEWLGVFFVGGLAFSTITVNPAALVANLISLDRANLEFVRSLPISMRRYLQRKFLLGYEIQLLVNLLMVVIISIIIKAGLLMSLSLIFGTILGTYFVSLHYFRRDYRLRITNWTNVTELFNRGGGNLGMMATMFATLIIGVILIVGYSMIIIMTPFALIINTIVAILVITVSVLIFRHYQTTFWERFD; from the coding sequence ATGAATAAAAAACAATTGGGTACCTTGATGGCTGTAAATTTGCGATTGTTGAATCCTCAAGTAACAGACCGTTATCGAAAAAAGGGAAAGACTGGTGCTAGTTTAACCAGGAAACTCTGGTTTCAATTCCTAATTAACGGCGCAATCTTTCTATTGATTTATGGAATGACGATGATATCAGTTGATTTCAGCAAGTTACCAGGGATGTTCACTTTTTACGTGGCTATTTTTATCTTGCTGGCTATTTCGCAGAGTATTTCGGGAATCTATAATATTTTCTTTGCGGGCAAAGATTTGAATAGTTATTTACCGTTGCCGTTTCGCCAAAAAGAGATATTTCTCAGTAAAATTTTAGTGGTGTCGTTCAACGTTATTCCGTTTTCTTTACCACTTTTCGTAGTTTTTATCTTATTAGGATGGCGTTCTGGGATGATGATTCCATTGGCAATTCTAATGTCACTAGTTGTTTATTTATTGTTAATGGCCGTTATTTTTATGCTCTGTTCTTTGATAGTTTTTGCATTAACCAAAACCAAACTATTTCGTGAGCACCAAAATTTAGTCATGAATATTTTGACGGGTGTCACTCTAGCAGTTGTTCTTGGCGGAATTTATTTGATTAATGGTGGCAATTCCAGTTCCACAGATGGAATGATTGATCGTCCAGTAATATTATTTTTAATGCCGATATTCGATTTATTTAAGCAACCAATTTCTTTAGCAAGTGGCTTTTCATGGTTAGGATTGTTGGGATTAACAGTAATTCTGGTTATTTTATTAAAACAGTTGGTTTTACCAAAAATAAGTGAGCAGTTAACATCAGTCAATACAGCTATGTTAAGCAATTCACATCAACGGTCAAGTAGCAAACGCCATGGTTTAAACGCTGACTTAGATGCATATAATCGACAGTTGTTAAAAGAACCAAACCTAATGTTACAAGTAATTATGAATTCAATTATGGTGCCAGTTATTTTTATTTTTTCGTTTGCTTTTGCAAAAGTTCCAAACGGGTTGGGACTTGAGTGGTTGGGCGTCTTTTTTGTGGGTGGATTAGCTTTTAGTACGATTACAGTCAATCCTGCAGCTCTAGTGGCAAACCTAATTTCTTTAGATCGAGCTAACTTGGAGTTTGTTCGGTCTTTGCCCATTTCAATGCGGCGTTACTTGCAAAGAAAATTTTTATTGGGTTATGAAATTCAATTGCTAGTCAATTTGTTGATGGTAGTTATTATTTCTATAATTATTAAAGCAGGTTTATTGATGAGTTTATCATTGATTTTCGGTACTATACTGGGAACCTATTTTGTTAGTTTGCATTATTTTAGACGTGATTACCGTTTGCGAATTACGAATTGGACTAATGTAACGGAGCTGTTTAATCGCGGTGGTGGAAACTTAGGGATGATGGCAACCATGTTTGCGACCTTGATAATAGGCGTTATTTTAATTGTCGGATACAGTATGATAATTATCATGACACCGTTTGCCCTTATAATTAATACGATTGTAGCCATTTTAGTAATTACAGTTTCGGTTTTGATTTTTAGACATTATCAAACAACTTTTTGGGAACGATTTGATTGA
- a CDS encoding cation-translocating P-type ATPase codes for MKNMKNIQTENYATEPIKQLLNNLKTTPTGLSQAEASKRQKTYGPNTINHSRQKSQIMVFLKNFMSLMAILLWVSGFIAMVTGSLELGIAIWLVNIINGIFSFWQEHKAAKATDSLMAMLPTYTRVYRDQKIEQINANELVPGDIFTLQAGNSVPVDARLLEATSVQVDQSALTGETVPESKDVKFLSGEGKFSESDLVYAGTTVGAGDAKAVAIATGMHTEFGKIASLTQKQNKEVSPLQTELNRLTKQISLIAMGIGLAFFIAAILIVHHPVAQSFIFALGMIVAFIPEGLLPTVTLSLAQGVQRMAKKHALVKDLNSVETLGETTVICSDKTGTLTQNQMTVNHVWLPSGVYTVSGQGYINNGKIQKQQQNIDFNNDPDLKQLLTIASFNNDTSVEYTKDTHKPKILGTPTEAALVILAQKAGFPVEKALKNSPRLKELPFDSDRKRMTTIHQQNQKLFVAVKGSLSDLLKQCTTIQDHGNIRKINPEDLTAISQANKMYATKGLRSLAFAYKEIPYTDKSQLDKMTITNTEQDLAFVGLTVMADPPRPEIYDAVKKCHDAKIKIIMVTGDSEITAKSIAVKIGITSDKARVVTGTELDEMNSQALTEALKGEIIFARVAPEQKYKIVSTLQKMGQIVASTGDGVNDAPALKKANIGVAMGVTGTDVAKDAADMILTDDNFASIVAAIEEGRTVYSNIQKFLLYIFNSNVPEAIPSVLFLLSRGLIPLPLTVLQILVVDLGTDMLPALGLGSEQPEPGIMNQAPRSRNSHLLDKHLILTAFAWYGAIASLVSTLSYFFVNIENGWPAQNLLASGIGYNRATTMTLAAIIFCQIAAALNCRSKYTSVFKLGLFSNHRIWAGIIFEIALLAILVYTPGIQSVFNTAPLQVKDWIFLIIIPIPNFLIEELRKLFVRKNHQQTI; via the coding sequence GTGAAAAATATGAAAAACATTCAGACAGAAAATTACGCAACAGAACCAATTAAACAACTGCTTAACAATTTAAAAACCACGCCTACTGGACTATCACAAGCGGAAGCCTCTAAACGGCAGAAAACTTATGGTCCTAATACCATTAATCATAGTCGACAAAAATCTCAAATCATGGTTTTTCTGAAAAACTTTATGAGCTTAATGGCAATTCTTCTTTGGGTCAGTGGCTTTATCGCTATGGTTACTGGTTCTTTAGAGCTAGGTATCGCAATTTGGCTTGTTAATATCATCAATGGTATTTTCAGCTTCTGGCAAGAACATAAAGCCGCCAAAGCTACCGATTCATTAATGGCGATGTTACCTACATATACTCGAGTTTATCGGGACCAAAAGATTGAACAAATAAACGCCAATGAACTAGTTCCTGGTGATATCTTCACCCTCCAAGCTGGAAATTCAGTCCCTGTTGATGCTCGTTTACTTGAAGCAACTTCTGTCCAAGTTGACCAGTCAGCTTTAACTGGCGAAACGGTTCCCGAATCAAAGGATGTTAAATTTTTATCCGGTGAGGGCAAATTTTCCGAGTCGGATTTAGTTTATGCCGGTACCACGGTCGGAGCTGGTGATGCTAAGGCTGTGGCTATTGCAACTGGTATGCACACTGAATTTGGCAAGATTGCTTCTTTGACACAAAAACAAAATAAAGAAGTCAGTCCCCTTCAAACTGAATTAAATCGTTTAACCAAACAAATCTCACTGATTGCGATGGGTATTGGCTTAGCCTTTTTCATCGCGGCTATTTTAATCGTCCATCATCCCGTCGCTCAATCATTCATCTTTGCCTTAGGTATGATTGTGGCCTTTATTCCCGAGGGACTCCTACCCACGGTTACTTTGTCCTTAGCTCAAGGTGTTCAACGAATGGCTAAAAAACATGCCTTAGTCAAAGATCTAAATAGTGTTGAAACTTTGGGAGAAACGACCGTTATCTGTTCTGATAAAACTGGTACTTTGACCCAAAATCAGATGACGGTTAACCATGTTTGGTTACCATCTGGAGTTTACACTGTTTCTGGTCAAGGTTATATCAATAACGGTAAAATCCAAAAACAGCAACAAAACATTGATTTCAACAATGACCCTGACTTAAAACAGCTCTTAACCATTGCGAGTTTTAACAATGACACCTCAGTTGAATATACCAAGGATACACACAAACCTAAAATTCTCGGTACACCAACTGAAGCCGCTCTAGTTATTTTGGCACAAAAGGCTGGTTTCCCTGTCGAAAAAGCTTTAAAAAATAGTCCTCGATTAAAGGAATTACCATTCGATTCTGACCGTAAACGGATGACGACAATTCATCAGCAAAATCAAAAATTATTCGTAGCGGTTAAGGGATCATTGAGCGATTTATTAAAACAATGCACTACCATTCAAGATCATGGCAATATTCGTAAAATTAATCCAGAAGACTTAACTGCTATCAGTCAGGCTAATAAAATGTACGCTACCAAGGGACTTCGTTCACTTGCCTTTGCTTACAAAGAAATTCCATACACTGATAAAAGTCAGCTTGATAAAATGACGATTACCAACACTGAACAAGACTTAGCATTCGTCGGTTTAACTGTCATGGCTGATCCTCCACGTCCGGAAATTTACGATGCGGTTAAAAAATGTCATGATGCTAAAATCAAAATTATTATGGTCACTGGGGATAGTGAAATCACAGCTAAGTCAATTGCCGTAAAGATTGGTATCACTAGTGATAAAGCTCGTGTTGTTACCGGTACAGAACTCGATGAAATGAATTCTCAAGCTTTAACTGAGGCTCTTAAGGGAGAAATTATTTTTGCCCGTGTTGCTCCTGAACAAAAATATAAAATTGTTTCGACCTTACAAAAAATGGGTCAAATCGTTGCTTCAACCGGTGACGGTGTCAATGATGCCCCTGCTTTGAAAAAAGCTAATATTGGTGTAGCTATGGGCGTTACTGGTACTGATGTTGCTAAGGACGCCGCTGACATGATTTTGACTGATGATAATTTTGCTTCAATCGTTGCCGCTATCGAAGAAGGTCGAACTGTCTATAGCAATATCCAAAAGTTCTTGCTTTATATTTTCAATTCAAATGTTCCTGAAGCTATACCATCAGTTTTATTCTTACTCAGTCGTGGCTTAATACCATTGCCATTGACGGTTCTCCAAATACTAGTTGTTGATTTGGGGACTGACATGTTACCAGCTTTAGGATTAGGTTCAGAACAACCTGAGCCAGGTATTATGAATCAAGCCCCACGCTCACGTAATTCACACTTACTAGATAAGCATCTAATTTTAACGGCGTTTGCTTGGTATGGTGCCATTGCCTCACTCGTGTCAACACTTTCCTACTTCTTCGTCAATATAGAAAATGGTTGGCCCGCTCAAAACCTACTTGCTTCAGGCATTGGCTATAACAGAGCAACAACCATGACCTTAGCAGCAATCATCTTCTGTCAAATTGCTGCAGCCTTAAATTGTCGGAGTAAATACACTTCAGTCTTCAAGCTAGGTTTATTTAGTAACCATCGTATCTGGGCCGGTATCATCTTTGAAATTGCACTTTTAGCAATTCTGGTTTACACACCAGGCATTCAATCAGTCTTCAATACCGCACCTTTACAAGTTAAAGATTGGATTTTCTTAATTATCATACCTATCCCAAATTTCTTGATTGAAGAATTAAGAAAACTGTTCGTCAGAAAGAATCATCAACAAACCATCTGA
- a CDS encoding Cof-type HAD-IIB family hydrolase: MTIKLVAFDMDGTFLNDKNTYNHQRFGEILKKLRAENIRVVAASGSQYQRLLDQFAEFNSEMDFVSQNGAAVYSNGEPLLIQAMPEEAVTATLDIINNQFPATDIAEHLVVGVKSAYVDQTISQAAFDLTYHYYNHLQRVTDLPTVTPKILQDQVTSIGVTFADHVDFKKVIGSLRQALPAGLSSQTSGYNTELISENSVNKAAGLRELQNRFNIADDEIMTFGDNENDLSMLKLTPYGYAVENATEKIKNSVNHYTESNNDEGVLNVLSRLI; this comes from the coding sequence ATGACCATTAAATTAGTAGCTTTTGACATGGATGGAACTTTCCTAAATGACAAAAATACGTACAATCATCAACGATTTGGTGAGATTTTAAAGAAATTAAGAGCAGAAAATATTCGTGTAGTTGCGGCCAGTGGTTCGCAATATCAGCGCTTACTTGATCAATTTGCTGAATTTAATTCTGAGATGGACTTTGTTTCTCAAAATGGGGCTGCTGTTTATAGCAACGGAGAGCCGTTATTGATTCAAGCCATGCCTGAAGAAGCAGTGACAGCTACACTGGATATTATTAATAATCAATTTCCAGCAACTGATATTGCTGAACATTTGGTTGTGGGGGTTAAGTCAGCTTATGTTGATCAAACAATTTCACAAGCTGCTTTTGATTTAACATATCATTACTATAACCATTTGCAACGGGTGACTGATTTACCAACCGTCACTCCTAAAATCTTGCAAGATCAAGTTACTAGTATTGGTGTAACTTTTGCGGACCATGTTGATTTCAAAAAGGTTATTGGCAGTTTGCGTCAAGCCTTACCAGCCGGTTTATCTAGTCAGACATCTGGTTATAACACGGAATTGATTAGTGAAAACTCAGTTAATAAAGCTGCTGGTTTACGGGAATTACAAAACCGCTTCAATATTGCGGATGATGAGATCATGACCTTTGGTGACAATGAAAATGATTTGAGTATGTTGAAGTTGACTCCTTATGGTTATGCAGTTGAAAATGCGACTGAAAAGATTAAAAATTCAGTTAATCATTATACTGAATCTAACAATGACGAAGGTGTGCTCAATGTTTTGAGTCGTTTAATTTAA
- a CDS encoding NADH:flavin oxidoreductase/NADH oxidase family protein: protein MTTIFNSLKLPNGTTIKNRFMKAATSETMGDKNYRPTTELINLYKTWADGGTGLIITGNVMVDQTARGEFGNIVIEDTQNLDLLKQCAQAGTQNGTKIFMQLNHPGKQSPKTISKQPVSASAIPMEGSNSFAFNTPRALTNNEIKTIIQKFINAASVAKKAGFSGVEIHAAHGYLLSQFLSPHDNKRVDEYGGSLENRMRLLVEIYTGMRERLGADFPIALKINSSDLRPGGFSEEDSLKVIQKMDQLGIDLIEISGGNYEKPTVQGIGKGAFFIDYAAKVKQSVKAPIAVTGGFSTANGMSHAIENNEADFIGLARPIVLIPDLPNRFKAGNFTAIQLHHLSTGLKGLDKKVGSLVGLSYYQQQMFRVAKTLPVQITENAWSSLGFAVKRQGLSAFMPQRG from the coding sequence ATGACAACTATCTTTAACTCACTAAAACTACCAAATGGAACAACTATCAAAAATCGTTTTATGAAGGCTGCAACTAGCGAAACTATGGGTGACAAAAATTATCGTCCAACCACTGAATTAATCAATCTTTACAAAACTTGGGCTGATGGTGGCACCGGACTGATTATCACGGGTAATGTAATGGTCGACCAAACGGCTCGGGGCGAATTCGGTAATATTGTTATTGAAGATACTCAAAACTTAGATTTATTAAAACAATGCGCCCAAGCCGGAACTCAAAATGGTACTAAGATTTTCATGCAGTTAAACCACCCAGGAAAACAATCACCAAAAACTATTAGTAAACAACCAGTCTCAGCTAGTGCCATCCCCATGGAAGGTTCAAACAGTTTTGCCTTTAATACTCCTAGAGCATTAACTAATAACGAAATCAAAACGATTATTCAAAAATTTATCAACGCTGCTTCTGTTGCTAAAAAAGCCGGTTTTTCTGGAGTTGAGATTCATGCTGCCCATGGCTACTTGTTAAGTCAATTCCTCTCGCCCCACGATAACAAACGAGTCGACGAATATGGTGGCAGCTTGGAAAATCGTATGCGTCTCTTAGTCGAAATCTATACTGGTATGCGTGAACGCCTAGGTGCTGACTTTCCAATTGCCTTAAAAATCAACTCGTCTGATTTACGTCCCGGTGGTTTCTCCGAAGAAGATTCACTCAAGGTTATTCAAAAAATGGATCAATTAGGAATTGACCTAATCGAAATTTCCGGTGGCAATTATGAAAAGCCAACTGTTCAAGGCATTGGTAAAGGAGCTTTCTTCATTGACTATGCTGCAAAAGTTAAACAATCAGTTAAAGCTCCAATTGCCGTGACTGGTGGTTTCAGCACTGCCAATGGTATGTCTCACGCTATTGAAAACAACGAAGCTGATTTTATCGGTTTGGCACGACCAATCGTTTTGATTCCCGATTTACCTAATAGATTCAAAGCTGGTAACTTTACCGCCATTCAATTACATCACTTATCAACTGGTCTTAAAGGACTTGATAAAAAAGTTGGCTCACTGGTCGGCTTAAGTTATTATCAACAACAAATGTTCCGTGTTGCCAAAACTCTGCCTGTTCAAATTACTGAGAATGCTTGGAGTTCGCTTGGTTTCGCTGTTAAACGACAAGGCCTTTCAGCATTTATGCCCCAAAGAGGTTAA
- a CDS encoding ArsR/SmtB family transcription factor, whose amino-acid sequence MAEEVMAIFKHGMPIFSIFQDENRQRIILLLCKNKEMTVNQITDQLELSRPAVSHHLKLMLDAQVITVKKVGKERFYQVSLDDTVELLKKLTSALEKSISSD is encoded by the coding sequence ATGGCTGAAGAAGTAATGGCAATCTTTAAACATGGTATGCCTATTTTCTCAATTTTTCAGGATGAAAATCGTCAAAGAATCATCTTATTGTTGTGTAAGAACAAAGAAATGACCGTTAACCAAATTACCGATCAATTAGAACTATCTCGGCCTGCCGTCTCACATCATCTAAAACTGATGCTTGATGCCCAAGTCATCACGGTTAAAAAAGTCGGCAAGGAACGATTTTATCAGGTATCCTTAGACGATACTGTCGAATTACTCAAGAAATTAACCTCAGCACTAGAAAAAAGTATTTCATCTGACTAG
- a CDS encoding bacteriocin immunity protein → MKKNLEDETFQIIDSMYNLLSSEKRDRQVLQILLKAGTALSKNVPPQIVATKTVNGFSLYVMTHKGESFGPEVNQGINELTRIARLAGYKWNSIGLGDLQVQFE, encoded by the coding sequence ATGAAGAAAAATTTAGAAGATGAAACATTTCAAATAATTGATTCGATGTATAATCTTTTGAGTAGTGAGAAACGTGACCGACAGGTTTTACAGATATTATTAAAAGCTGGAACTGCTTTAAGTAAAAATGTACCTCCACAAATAGTAGCAACTAAGACTGTTAATGGTTTTAGTTTATATGTTATGACACATAAGGGAGAAAGTTTTGGACCCGAAGTGAACCAAGGAATTAATGAATTAACAAGAATTGCACGATTAGCAGGATATAAGTGGAATAGTATCGGTTTGGGCGATTTACAAGTTCAGTTTGAATAA
- a CDS encoding bacteriocin immunity protein yields MAEDLEDETFQIIDSMYNCLYKDKKDQQLLNVLLKAAAALNKGVPPQIVATKTVNGFSLYVLTHVEESFGPEVNQGIKELTRIARLAGYKWNSMGLGDLRVQFE; encoded by the coding sequence ATGGCAGAAGATTTAGAAGATGAAACATTTCAAATAATTGATTCAATGTATAACTGTCTGTATAAGGATAAAAAAGATCAGCAGTTATTGAATGTATTGTTAAAGGCAGCCGCCGCTTTGAACAAGGGAGTTCCTCCACAGATTGTTGCTACCAAAACGGTTAATGGTTTTAGCTTATATGTTTTAACACACGTGGAAGAAAGTTTTGGACCAGAAGTTAATCAAGGGATTAAAGAGTTAACAAGAATTGCACGGTTAGCTGGATATAAGTGGAATAGTATGGGCTTAGGTGATTTGCGTGTTCAATTTGAATAA
- a CDS encoding alpha/beta hydrolase, producing the protein MDQEKNLPTYPAGIKNVQSRNTDLPTGDQSNGANNWYTSDKVDKTPVTFKNLYGMSIAGNLFTPKDLNKNTTHPAIVVGAPNGAVKEQSANLYATKMAEYGFVTLSFDQVFWGESDGSPRNAMAPDLYSESFSAAVDYFTSLEYVDNDKIGVLGICASGSFALNEAKVDTRLKAIATVSLTDMGAVARGQRDAMGKTAMVDQASNQRTKEIAGQAIAYTSGTPEEIDENSDAFSKEFYDFYRTQRGAAATTTHPTLTSFAKLLNFYSLSDLETVSPRPLLFIAGEKAISLGFSEDAYQAANEPKELYKVPNAGHVDLYDKTDLIPFEKLNEFFDDNL; encoded by the coding sequence ATGGATCAAGAAAAGAATTTACCAACATATCCTGCTGGTATTAAAAATGTTCAATCAAGAAATACTGACCTACCTACTGGTGATCAAAGTAATGGAGCTAATAATTGGTATACAAGTGACAAGGTCGACAAAACTCCAGTAACTTTTAAGAATCTTTATGGCATGTCAATTGCTGGAAATTTATTTACACCAAAAGATTTAAATAAAAACACAACTCACCCTGCTATCGTGGTCGGTGCGCCAAATGGTGCAGTCAAAGAACAATCAGCTAATCTGTACGCTACTAAGATGGCTGAATATGGATTTGTAACTTTATCATTTGATCAGGTCTTTTGGGGAGAAAGTGATGGCTCTCCTCGAAATGCCATGGCCCCTGACCTATACTCGGAAAGTTTTTCAGCTGCTGTTGATTACTTTACAAGCTTAGAATACGTTGATAATGACAAAATTGGTGTGCTTGGTATTTGTGCCTCTGGTAGTTTTGCTTTAAATGAAGCTAAAGTTGATACACGACTCAAAGCAATTGCCACAGTTAGTTTAACTGATATGGGTGCCGTTGCCCGTGGTCAAAGGGATGCTATGGGTAAAACTGCCATGGTTGACCAAGCTTCAAATCAAAGAACTAAAGAAATTGCGGGACAAGCAATTGCTTATACAAGTGGCACTCCCGAAGAAATCGATGAAAATTCTGATGCCTTCTCTAAAGAATTTTACGACTTCTACCGTACACAACGTGGGGCTGCAGCCACAACGACCCACCCAACATTAACCAGTTTTGCTAAGTTGTTAAACTTCTACTCATTAAGTGACTTAGAAACTGTTTCACCACGTCCATTACTATTTATCGCAGGTGAAAAGGCTATTTCCTTAGGATTTAGTGAAGATGCATATCAAGCTGCCAACGAACCTAAAGAACTTTACAAAGTTCCTAATGCTGGACACGTTGATTTATATGATAAAACTGACTTGATTCCTTTTGAAAAATTAAATGAATTTTTCGATGACAATTTATAA
- a CDS encoding DUF2255 family protein — protein sequence MNDSKTSTWSSEQLEQFSQADDLRISPFYSDGKTYGTPTWIWSVVVDKRLYVRAWNGQRSRWYRSAVQQRAGRMHLAGGNFEISFKPIMDNQLIKQIDQAYRIKYAGSSYLEPMLQTGPQSSTLNIVPRQ from the coding sequence ATGAATGATAGTAAAACTTCAACTTGGAGTAGCGAACAGTTGGAACAATTTTCTCAAGCTGATGATTTAAGAATTTCACCATTTTATAGTGATGGAAAAACTTATGGTACACCAACTTGGATTTGGTCAGTCGTCGTTGATAAAAGACTATATGTTCGAGCTTGGAACGGACAACGTTCGCGTTGGTATCGATCAGCGGTACAACAAAGAGCTGGTCGAATGCATTTAGCGGGTGGTAATTTTGAAATTAGTTTTAAACCAATTATGGATAACCAATTAATTAAGCAAATCGATCAAGCTTATCGAATTAAGTATGCGGGCAGTTCCTATCTAGAGCCTATGCTTCAAACTGGTCCACAGAGTTCAACTTTAAATATCGTACCTAGACAATAG
- a CDS encoding NAD(P)H-binding protein: MKKVTIIGAHGATAQILTKRLLNETDDKLILFLRNAQRLNAYSDNERVTLIDGNVLKTDELANAMKPADIIYSNVGGTDLADQTESILAAMKQTNKQRLIFISALGAHREVPGKFGEWNEQAIAAFLPGFRKSAQLLINSGVIYTEIRPSWLTNNDEIDYEEKTLNQSLTGTEVSRASVADFALKVINAPEQYQKESIGLNKPNTDGDKPSWM; encoded by the coding sequence ATGAAAAAAGTAACGATTATTGGTGCCCATGGCGCCACAGCACAAATTTTAACTAAGCGTCTTTTGAATGAGACAGATGACAAATTGATTTTGTTTTTGAGAAATGCCCAACGTCTAAATGCATACTCTGATAATGAACGTGTCACTTTAATTGATGGGAATGTTTTGAAGACTGATGAATTAGCTAATGCTATGAAACCGGCTGATATTATATATTCAAATGTCGGTGGCACTGACTTAGCTGACCAAACAGAAAGTATTTTAGCGGCAATGAAGCAAACAAATAAACAGCGATTAATTTTCATCAGTGCCTTAGGTGCTCATCGTGAAGTGCCAGGTAAATTTGGTGAATGGAATGAGCAAGCTATCGCCGCATTTTTGCCAGGCTTTCGTAAATCGGCTCAACTGTTGATTAATTCAGGAGTGATTTATACGGAAATTCGACCTTCATGGTTAACTAATAATGACGAAATTGATTATGAAGAAAAAACTTTAAATCAATCATTAACTGGAACAGAAGTATCGCGTGCCAGTGTGGCTGATTTTGCTTTAAAGGTTATTAATGCCCCTGAACAATATCAGAAGGAAAGTATTGGTTTGAATAAGCCCAATACTGATGGTGATAAACCAAGTTGGATGTAG
- a CDS encoding aldo/keto reductase: METIKLNNGVEMPAKGYGVFQITDLKQCETSVIDAFTTGYRLLDTAATYGNETAVGSAIKKSGVPRDEIFISSKVWIQDASYEKTKASFAKTLENLQTDYLDLYLIHMPYGDYHGAWRAMEELYRAGKIKAIGVCNFEANRLADLILTHEIVPAINQVEMHPFWQEKELRSVMDRYGIRTMAWAPFAEGRQGIFHNEILATIGAQYGKTPAQVVLRWLYQSHIIAIPKSVHLERIQQNFDIDDFELSQQDIIQIEHLDQRKPLILNIHDLNEVYRLHGITFEQ; encoded by the coding sequence ATGGAAACAATTAAGTTAAACAATGGTGTTGAAATGCCAGCTAAAGGTTATGGCGTGTTTCAAATAACTGATTTAAAACAATGTGAGACAAGTGTTATTGATGCATTTACAACTGGTTATCGCTTGTTAGATACCGCTGCAACATATGGAAATGAAACTGCTGTTGGTAGTGCTATTAAGAAAAGCGGTGTGCCACGTGATGAAATCTTTATCTCATCAAAAGTATGGATTCAGGATGCTAGTTACGAGAAAACGAAGGCTTCCTTTGCCAAAACACTAGAAAATTTACAAACAGATTATTTGGACCTGTATCTAATTCATATGCCTTATGGCGATTATCATGGGGCTTGGCGCGCGATGGAAGAACTTTATCGAGCTGGAAAAATCAAGGCAATTGGCGTTTGCAATTTTGAAGCCAATCGTTTGGCAGATTTGATTTTGACACATGAAATAGTTCCAGCTATCAATCAAGTGGAAATGCATCCATTTTGGCAAGAAAAAGAATTACGTTCAGTTATGGATCGTTATGGAATTAGAACAATGGCTTGGGCACCTTTTGCGGAAGGTCGGCAAGGTATTTTCCATAATGAAATTTTGGCAACAATTGGAGCACAATATGGTAAAACACCAGCCCAAGTAGTTTTGCGTTGGTTGTATCAAAGTCATATCATTGCGATTCCGAAGTCGGTTCATTTAGAACGTATTCAACAGAATTTTGATATTGATGATTTTGAATTGTCACAACAAGATATCATTCAAATTGAACATCTTGATCAAAGAAAACCTTTGATTTTGAATATTCATGATTTGAATGAGGTTTATCGTTTACATGGAATTACATTTGAACAATAG